In Camelina sativa cultivar DH55 chromosome 13, Cs, whole genome shotgun sequence, the genomic window ccacctccagTCGCCGTTCAGCCGCCGGCCACTGTTCAgttcccaccaccaccactagtAATTTTAAATACCCTTGATcctattttactaattttttcaaattacCTGCTATATTCTTAATTGTATTCAAGATTTTGGCTATCAGGCAAATTGGCCCAGAAAGTAACTCAATATTTATAGTGATGCATATTGTATGCTGAAAATAACATCGACCCAATTTTTTCACTATTAACGTTATCGATGTTTATATTCAAGTTCAACGACAGTTATAGTGTCTCTATTATAATTTTGCATGCATTTGATTCTCGGTCGCTGATGTAGCGATTACTAAACAAACATGCATATCTAATCTATGGTATTGAGATTATGTTCTGTATTgagttatattttaataatatttaacttgtaatcaatttaaacattataaaaaattagagaagctaccaaattaaccaaaaacaatcattctctctctgcttttcgtacaaagaaaaagacaaacataaATAACTTAGGCTGCTTAATCTCATATTACATTTACACATCATTCTCTGCTTTTCgtacaaagaaaaagacaaacataaatatttttccaATAACTAACCAGCGGTGTATACTCGAAACCCGAAGTCGCTCCCACGTGATTTGTGATgaaacattttaacaaaaaacgTTCGGACTCTTCGGGACACTTAAACGAAACATACACGTAGCTAAAATTAGACGTGTAGATTTTAGGTTTACTTGTTTATCAAGTTGGGCCAAacacttttaacaaaaaaaaaaagataaaattaaattgaaagaaTTTTATCTGTGACGTGTGCAACAGGATATTAGTGTTATAGCAAAAGAATCATCAGGGCATTATATGGTTATTGTTTGCTTTACAATTTGCAAGAACCCATACCAATCAAAAACAGCAATTATTACGCcctctttttattgaataacgTATCTCATTGGTCGTGTCCCAAtagatatttctttattttttttttcttttggtaatcTACATGACTCTTGATCAGGGGGGAAAACTAGTTCTCACATTTATCCAAAACTCTATATCacctttttgatgttttatatataagaagacCCGTTCATCATACTCTCTTCAATAACCTtgacagaaaacaaaataaacaaagtaaccATGGAGGGTATAAGTGCAACTATGCAGAAGTGTAGGCCttatattttaatgatatttttgcaATTTGGAGCAGCAGGAACGTATATTGTCATTATGGCCACTCTCAACCAAGGCCAGAACCGTTATGTCCTAATTGTGTATCGTAATCTTGTGGCTGCTCTTGTCCTTGCACCTTTTGCACTCATCTTTGAAAGGTCAGtattatgttttaaacaatattattaaTGCTGACAAAGTGAGATGTTTCTTAATTAGCATGTTGTTGCCTAATAATAGTGATTCGTATTGTTGTTAAAACATCGAATCAGATAATTATTTTGGACAGGAATAACAAAAACCTCTGAAAACTGAATGTTCATTTCGATTTCGGTTTTGTAGGAAAGTGAGGCCGAAGATGACAATTTCAGTTTTCTGGAAAATAATGGCACTTGGTTTCTTAGAGTAAGAATAAGCTTCCCATATCACATAAGTCTCAAAACAATCAATATTATGCTttggtaaagaaacaaaaaacagagtcaTGATATACTATAAAGTGGCAAGTACCCTGAATAGATACTGTCTGGTCTGTGTGTAGGCCAGTCCTGGATCAGGGTTTTGGTTACTTGGGGATGAACATGACATCAGCAACATATGCATCTGCTATTATGAACATTCTTCCTTCTGTCACATTCATAATAGCTTGGATTTTAAGGTAATCTATgtttaaacacacacacacacacacacatatatatatatatattgtttaatattataattaacaagtGATATATATACAGAATAGAGAAAGTGAACATAGTAGAGGTACGAAGCAAAGCAAAGATAATTGGGACATTGATTGGTGTGGGAGGGGCATTGGTAATGACACTGTACAAAGGTCCACTTATTCCTTTACCATGGTCTAACCCAAGTACGGATCAACAAAACGGACATACCAACAGTTCACAAGACCATAGCAATTGggttgttggaaccttgttaATACTCATCTGTTGTGTTGCTTGGTCttgtttctatgttttacaGGTTAGCTCCTTACTTTTTTCAATTCATACATAATATACACTAATcaaccaaaataatataaaagtcgAAGCTTTTTTTACAGCATCGACCAATACTTAAAAACATTTCTATATTTGAAATGCAGTCCATAACCATAAAGACTTATCCCGCCGATCTTTCACTATCATCCTTAATATGCCTTGCTGGGGCTGTCCAAAGCTTCGCTGTAGCACTTGTGATGGAGCGACACCCCAGCGGATGGGCGGTTGGATGGGATGCAAGGCTTTATGGTCCTCTTTATACGGTTAGTAAATATCAGTTTTTACTGCGGTAAACTAATCTCTTTagaataaactaaaaaatatatactttctctgtctcataaagattgatgttatgggatatttttttgtctcacaaagattgatgttttgtaaacttcaagaagtaatcattgaaaatatttaaaagtttgaattgttattggtttaaaattaaataatatctctttagttaaaggaaaaaatatatttaaactaagtaatcattgttttcttaaaatgtgtaaaagcttctaaacatcaatttttatgagacagagggagtatatactAACCAAATTTGGCTAAATATTGAAGGGTATAGTAAGCTCAGGGATAACGTACTACGTGCAAGGAAAGGTAATGAAGACGAGAGGGCCAGTTTTTGTCACTGCCTTTAACCCTCTTTGCATGGTTCTTGTAGCTCTCCTTGCTTCTTTTATTCTTCATGAACAAATCCATTTCGGATGGTACGTTGACACACATTGCAATTATTAGTACACATCTAATAAATGCCATCAAGATACACGTTCTTGATCCTTGTATTTGGTTATGTTGCAGTGTAATAGGAGGGATAGTTATCGCTGCGGGTTTGTATATGGTGGTTTGGGGCAAAGGAAAAGACTATGAAGTATCAGGATTAGATAACCTTGAAAAGAGTAGCCTCCATGAATTGCCAATCACAACTAAAGGTGACGATGACACCAGATTGGCTTCTTCTATAGCCGACGGCAGCAATTTGAGCGTTCCCGATGGTGTTGGGCATCACAACACATCTGGGGAATATAAGTGAAGAAAGCATTCAAgagttataaataaatatttgtatccgaccatgaataaattaaataattatatatatttgtatgcaTATGTTATTAAATTATGCTTGGACAGTCACGTAAGATGTAACTGATCAGCTAGGAatcactaaaaattaaatacaaggGTCATGATTGGGTGTgtctaattttaaatttcttataaaaaacaatgtatgttaagaaaaataaaaaaaagaattgcttTGCAAGCGTAGAAATATGTTAATTGTCACTTAAAAATGTTTACGGGTAGCCAAACTCACATGTATCTGATGAGATACTAGCCTGGAAAGAGGGATATGTTAGCCTGGAAAGAGGGATATGTGAGGGAGGTTACATGCACTAAACATCATATTGTCACTTAAAATGTTTACGGGGTAGCCAAAGTAACATTATACGTCATGCCGTCATGCCGTCATGCCGTCATGGTCACCTCCAACTTTGTTTACCCGTGATTGTCAAGTTTCAAGTTATCTAGTCGACGACCTTAGGCCacaaacaaacgaaaaaaaaaaaaaaaacaaacaaacaaaaaacaccgtttttgttttttcacggAAGACTAATCTCCTCCAACTTTTCTCCTTTTACTACTACACCAAAACGACTTGATTAGAGAGATCATAGTTTTTtccttgaatattttattttaatacatacatttttttttttcaaaactcatCATTAAAATTAACATTTGGGTGAATTAGTGTGGTAGTCAAaataggaaatatatttaagaatatagcaggttaattcaaaaaattaaatatctaacaTAAGAGGTAGTAAAAATTATCAGTAAGGGTGTTGATGGTTTAATGGAGGTGATGGTTAAGAATGGCCGAAAGTGGTGGCCGCCGTAGTTAGTGGTCGACGGTGGTGGCCGGCAGTGGTGGCCAGAGGTTGGTGACTGGCGGTTGTGACCGGAGATCGGTGGCTGGTGGTGGTGGCCGACGGTGGTGGCCAGCAGTAGTGGCCAAAGGTCGGTGATCGGCGGTAGTAGCCGGTAGGTAGCCAGCGGTGGTAACCGAAAGTGGTAGTCTGAAGTATGGCCGGTGGTAGTAACCGTAGATCGGTGACGGGTGATGGTAGTAGAAAGTGGTGGTTGATAGGGATAAGTTagtcattaatatataaaatatataatatataacagTTTCATAGTTAAAATAGTTAGACaataaattcaagtttttttcttggttatagGTTCAAATTTCCCTTAacatttcattaaaaaatttgcttgtttttccttttcattaaCTAGCCACCAAATCTCGTTTTGAAGGAATTTTTTTGAAGTgagcaatattttttttttttgtgaacaatatttttttctttttattttttaaaaattctctcAAAAATAAAACGTGTGAAGccacatttttttaaatttgtcgTAAGTCTATTGATCTCGGCACAGCTTTGAGTCAATCCATTCTATGTCGTGTAATCGTGTTAATCATTGAGTGTCCTCCGGATCCATGCATATGTTTGTGCATGGTTAGATCAGGCTCATCACTTTCCAGCACTAGATAAGAATCGAACTAAGAACATACGTCACAACATTTATACTATACGGCTAGAATATCCTCTCTGCTGTTGTGATTGCTTAGGTCATTAGTACACTCTTCATTCTCAACGACCTCCAGTTAGCTCCATTAAAGTTAGATCACTTTCAATTCATTATGTAGGATCTGTATAGTTTAAgatcaataataagaaaataaagaaaaaaatcacaaaaggAGAGAGCATGGAGCCATGGGACCCATGTTGAGCAAACTAGAATCTCAGCTGacacatgtaaattttatactTCCTCTCTTGCTAACTAACCCAAGTTTTAAATtctgataaattaaaaatttactatGATAAATACGTTAATTTCTGtgattaacaatatatataattataaaccaATAGTTTTTAACTACTTTGCAGAAGTgtataacaaaaactaataacagtgtataacaaaaactaagaaaaaatctatatatttaaaataattattaactaaaCGTATTGAATCAATACCATTATTGATGACTGATTTGATTGAAAGCTGATCAACTTTGTTTAGGTGCTGTCATTCACTTCGTcacattatttaatttttctttcttgtttttgtttttaattgggCTAAGAAAgtagatattttattaaaatgagaatggtttaaatttattatcataGACTCAAGAAGTAGTCGCATGGTAAACAAATGTAATAATATGGAAGCACAATTCAGAGACAACTTTTTCAGTACATACActcaacataaataaataaacaataagcTAATGGAGTTAGACGAAGTGATAACGGTTATAGGGCTATTCTTGGTTGATTTGCTAAAAACCAAAGGCGAAAGaatattcatattttcataaGTGCCTATTTACGCAACGCAATTAGCACTAGGAACCTTTCATTGAGCCTCAGTGCCCTGGatcacacaatttttttttttatttgttaattctTCTGACTTccactcattttttttaatatagttataaaagtgaaatgattaaaaaaaaaattccaaaatcgAAACAGTTTTGTGTTTAGGCACGGATGCTTGTTTATCAGGATGTCTCAATGTGGTATGGTAGTGTTTTGTatgagagatatataaaaatttcgAAACGACCATTATTAGGGAAATTACccataatattacataaaacatgttttattactagaataaaACTTTTGAACATTTTCTTACCAAAACATTACATAAAAGTTTTCACATTActtataaaccaataaaaatgtGTTTATTTACGATATATGCCATTCCTACTgattgatatataaatatatgtaattccGTTTTCTGCTTACAAATAAGAAACTCACTAAGGAAGCAGAATCCGAGTAAAGGaagatttgacaaaaaaaaaaaaaacatcattccAAAcccaagaaataaaaacaaatatagggAGACAATTTAGACATGAAGTTTTCTCCATGTCTAAAGATTAAATTGACAAAAATTTGTCCCAAGCAAAATGACTCAGGTGAAGGTTGGAGAGATGCTTCAAAAAGTATGgctaaaaaaaaatggcgaaaaCACATGTGAGATGAAAGGAAACAGAGGTAATCAACATTCAAGTAGTGTTGAGGGCACTCAAAGTTCAAAGTTCGCATGATCACTAAATGAAAGCACGATATATTATTCTCATGTTCATTGTTCATGATTTATAGTCACACTGGCCTACATGCCTAAAAGCCAAGTGTTTATTCTTCCTTGAGCTTCAATCTGCAAAAACTGAGTTTGGATTGTCCTCGTACTTGGCTTACCAACCATCTTTGTAATATAACCTTTGAGGTAGGCTTAAGTTAGCAATTTAATATTCTAACTAAACTGTatagcaaatatttttttggtgaagtTCTAACAATTATACTTTTTAATTCGTGTTCTGTTAGTGATAAGAACTAAATGGATGTCTTTTGAAACAATAGTGTGAATCAGATATGAGAATATTAAAATTCGTGTTCGGATACTACTAAGACTTTCCTCAATGGCAGGTTCTAAGGAGTTCTTAGCTTTttagtggaaaaaaaataaaccagaagaaaagaataaacgTAAGAGAGCCCCTTATTTAGTAGATCCATTTCTGATATAAGAGACGAAACGTGTCAGCATTCTATTGGTcgaacaaaaaatagaaaaggaaaaaaaattaattggatcgaatttcatttctttcgttctctctctctctttctctcgcgattGCGAAAAGACGAAGATTTTACGAATGGAATCGAAGGGTGTATGGTTGAATCGTGAATCGTGATAGATTGAATCGTAAATCGTCTCCAAGAGGATGTATGAGAGGCGATTTAGAATCGTGAATCGTGAATTTGGAGTCCACTCAATCAGAAGAGACTGAATCAATTGGAAGCAGAGGGTAAGTTTCTCAATAAAATTAGTGATTGAATCAATCCTGATTAGTGttttatgattagggtttttttattttggatcaCAAATTGGTTAATTGAtaactttatgttttttgttctgtcATAGCTTTGATAACCTTGGTTTAAGTAGTAAAGATTGAGACTTTAGCTTATTGTTCTGTTATAGAGATCACTGATGCGTTTAAACGCAATCGATCGGATCATCTAGATATCCCTTCAACATAGGTCGTCGAAAGGATCTCGGAGACCCGCCAAAGCATGGATGTCACTGTCTGTATGGTTTCTTAAAGACTTGGTGTTTTTTGTGATGTTAGCTTACTGTAGTGGCCTTCTCTTTGGTCGTCGTGTTCTGAAAATATTGGAAATGGATGACGAGTATGAGGGCAACTGAATCAGGTTGCTGGTGAGGACAAAGGGATTTTTACAACAACCACACTTCCTCTTATGCTCACGTTCTACGTAATCTCATCTTAATCCTTATAGGGACCGAAGTAGTGGAGAGTTTTTTACAACAACCACACTTCCTCTTACGCTCAgattttataatatcaatgaGTCAATTATAGGGACCGAAGTAGAGGAGAGCACTTCTTAGTGAGGTGGGCAATCCCTCAGCTTCACGATGTTGATGCATTGGGCAAAATGGTTGATCCATCTCTTAATGGACAATACCCTGCAAAGTCATTGTCACACTTTGCTGATATAATTTTCCATTGTGTTCAGGTAAAAGCACATACTGACAATTAGAAACTGGAATGAGATGGTTGTGATTGTGTTTGCTTGACCAAAAaagttattttcttttcttcttttctagtCTGAACCAGAATTCAGACCATTGATGTCTGAAGTTGTTCAAGATCTACTAGATATGATCAGATGAGAGCGCCATGGTTCAGGCGAACCTAGTGCAGACTAGTGATTTGTAAAGAAGCATTTGTTATCGGATCATCTCTGTGAATTCGTGGAAACAAGAGATGTTCAGTtttcagaaacaacaacaacataggGAACTAAACCAGACACATAAAAAAGAGTCAAAGGCCTCAAGAGGAGGCTTAAGCTGATTATACAGCCAAGAAGAGGCTTATTTCATGTGAATTAACTCAAGCAAAAGGATCAATGTGCTTGCTTCCAATCATCGATTATTCAATTGGTGGGGAGTTTCTTTTTGTGAATCTTGAATCATTTGTGTTAGTAATATTTGTTCGTTGAAGACCTCTACTGTAAACTGGTGTGTGTTACTCTGATTCTTTGAACTTGTTTTGCTTAAAAGCTCATAGATCTTACTTTGTATTGTATTCTTTTCAGGACTGAGCTAATAGGGACTGTGTATTTGTAGCTGGAACATATACTTGGTACTTATAAGTAGATGtctaagatttttataaaatcttaaatgtttacacatttataccacttctattctatttacaatttttaaatttcaaaaaacaatattttcaaaaataagagatccaAAATTAAAACCTACCATTGGAGGcgaaaattttaactaatagtTCATGGgttcttttattcaaaacaatacacaattaattcataaaaaaatcaaacagtgtTTAACAACCCACTTATAAGAACCCACCGATAATCTTGTCCTAAGAACCAAGTGGGTGTCTTATGGAACAACAATGGATCATATTTGTAGTTGTCTTATGGAACAACAATGATCATATTTGTAGTTGTATTGGATAAGATTTCTAGTGGTCCAGTGGTTGGTGAGAAATGAAAATGTGATAAAACAGTTTATACGGGGGTTGAGTttttctgaaaacaaaaatatcatctatataacaattttgaatttaggCTTAGGCCCACACAGTTACCCTGTTCAATGTTAATCCAGTAGCAAGCGATCTAGCTATCCCAAACAATAGCTTGATGCTGCTAAGAAAGCTGCTTCACTCGCCTTTCAATGGATCTAGGCTTATGCACCTTTCAATGGTGCGGTAGTCTTTTGGAGAGAAGTTCACTTTGTAGCATTTCGATGTGAATACCTTCTTATCATGGGTAATCCCATATG contains:
- the LOC104736870 gene encoding WAT1-related protein At4g08290-like, producing the protein MEGISATMQKCRPYILMIFLQFGAAGTYIVIMATLNQGQNRYVLIVYRNLVAALVLAPFALIFERKVRPKMTISVFWKIMALGFLEPVLDQGFGYLGMNMTSATYASAIMNILPSVTFIIAWILRIEKVNIVEVRSKAKIIGTLIGVGGALVMTLYKGPLIPLPWSNPSTDQQNGHTNSSQDHSNWVVGTLLILICCVAWSCFYVLQSITIKTYPADLSLSSLICLAGAVQSFAVALVMERHPSGWAVGWDARLYGPLYTGIVSSGITYYVQGKVMKTRGPVFVTAFNPLCMVLVALLASFILHEQIHFGCVIGGIVIAAGLYMVVWGKGKDYEVSGLDNLEKSSLHELPITTKGDDDTRLASSIADGSNLSVPDGVGHHNTSGEYK